One Desulfosoma sp. genomic window carries:
- a CDS encoding VacJ family lipoprotein — MEHKARLERLGIVVWMMALLVTAVGVVSHLWPIQSSLAGPSTVWAATNEEEDDSYLHDPFADKHLAVADPLQPLNRAFFHVNDKIYFWVLKPTALVYKTFVPTGVRLCVRNVFTNLMAPVRVANNLLQLKFQQSGTELARFAINSTLGAAGMFDPAEQEFGLKPYDEDFGQTLGHYGLGNGIFFIWPILGPSSLRDTVGLAGDHFLDPLSYLSWQPYGIAKGVREVNRTSLTLGEYEDFKASAVDPYVSMRDAYINYRNRQVRK; from the coding sequence ATGGAACACAAGGCAAGATTGGAACGGCTCGGTATTGTTGTCTGGATGATGGCTCTTCTCGTCACAGCCGTTGGAGTGGTGAGTCATCTTTGGCCAATCCAGAGTTCTTTGGCAGGCCCTTCCACGGTATGGGCTGCAACCAATGAGGAAGAAGACGACAGCTACCTGCACGATCCCTTTGCCGACAAGCATCTGGCGGTGGCGGACCCTTTGCAGCCGCTGAATCGAGCCTTCTTTCATGTTAATGACAAGATCTATTTCTGGGTTCTCAAGCCAACGGCCCTAGTCTACAAAACCTTTGTCCCCACGGGTGTGCGCCTGTGTGTCCGTAACGTTTTTACGAACCTCATGGCCCCGGTGCGCGTCGCCAACAATCTGCTGCAATTGAAATTCCAACAAAGCGGCACCGAGCTGGCTCGATTTGCCATCAATTCCACCCTCGGGGCCGCTGGCATGTTCGACCCCGCAGAACAGGAATTCGGTCTGAAGCCATATGACGAGGATTTCGGTCAAACCCTGGGCCATTACGGCTTAGGGAACGGTATCTTTTTCATCTGGCCTATCCTAGGGCCGTCCTCCCTAAGAGACACTGTGGGGTTGGCAGGCGATCATTTTTTGGATCCCTTAAGTTACCTTTCATGGCAACCATACGGCATCGCCAAAGGGGTTCGTGAGGTCAACCGCACCTCATTGACTTTAGGCGAATACGAGGATTTCAAGGCCTCGGCCGTAGATCCATATGTTTCCATGCGTGATGCCTACATTAACTATCGAAACCGGCAAGTTCGAAAATAA
- a CDS encoding calcium/sodium antiporter has protein sequence MLLHVTAVVLGTLLLVWGADRFVDGAAALARRLGISPIIIGLTVVSMGTSLPELLVSLTATIMGHPDVAVGNVVGSNIANIGLILGAASLFRPLMVHKSILRQEYPFLVCVSVIAWLMAQNGTFSRFEGILLVAGLLLFLAKMVADAKLTASEVLLHETTLSNPMGPQNVSLKKSLLSLILGLIGLTAGSRGLVWGGVALARSLGVSELVIGLTLVAVGTSLPELATSVVGAIKKQHDLAVGNVVGSNLFNTLAILGIPATIRPLIVSPEAYHRDFPVMLLATLVLWPVCRSWSGRQGRVNRMEGGALLVGYVVYSVYLFKS, from the coding sequence ATGCTCCTTCATGTGACAGCCGTCGTTTTAGGAACCCTATTGTTGGTATGGGGAGCCGACCGTTTTGTGGACGGGGCTGCGGCTCTCGCCCGTCGTCTCGGCATCTCACCGATTATCATCGGTCTTACGGTGGTCTCCATGGGCACGTCATTGCCCGAATTGCTGGTGAGTCTGACCGCCACGATCATGGGGCATCCCGATGTGGCCGTCGGAAACGTGGTAGGAAGCAACATCGCCAACATCGGACTTATCTTGGGGGCCGCTTCCCTGTTTCGGCCTCTCATGGTTCACAAATCCATCCTGCGCCAAGAATATCCCTTTCTGGTGTGTGTTTCCGTCATCGCGTGGCTCATGGCACAAAATGGTACCTTCAGTCGTTTCGAGGGCATTCTTCTTGTTGCGGGTCTCCTGCTTTTCCTTGCCAAAATGGTAGCCGACGCCAAACTAACCGCTTCGGAAGTCCTCCTTCATGAAACAACCCTCAGCAACCCCATGGGTCCACAGAATGTTTCGCTTAAGAAATCGCTCCTTTCTTTGATCCTGGGCCTGATAGGCCTGACGGCGGGAAGCCGGGGCTTGGTGTGGGGGGGGGTGGCCCTGGCTCGATCTCTTGGCGTCAGTGAATTGGTTATTGGGCTCACCTTAGTGGCCGTGGGCACAAGTCTTCCCGAACTGGCCACATCGGTGGTCGGTGCTATCAAGAAGCAGCATGATCTCGCCGTCGGCAACGTGGTGGGATCCAATCTTTTCAACACTCTGGCCATTCTGGGGATTCCCGCCACGATTCGACCCTTGATCGTTTCCCCCGAAGCGTATCATCGGGATTTTCCTGTGATGCTTTTGGCTACCCTTGTCCTGTGGCCCGTGTGTCGATCCTGGAGCGGCCGTCAAGGCCGTGTTAACCGGATGGAAGGCGGCGCCTTGTTGGTCGGGTATGTGGTGTATTCGGTCTACCTGTTCAAATCGTAG
- the cobA gene encoding uroporphyrinogen-III C-methyltransferase, translating to MKKGKAYLVGAGPGDPGLLTVKGRDVLAMADVVIYDYLANEELLKYAPPHAERIYVGKKGGEHTLSQEAINRLLVEKARNHVVVRLKGGDPFVFGRGGEEAQELAALGIDFEIVPGVTAAVAVPAYAGIPLSHRDYASSMAFITGHERADGAAPESKEGIDWEKVASGIGTLVFFMGVKNLPEITQRLMEHGRSPKTPAAVIRWGTTPQQQTVVGTLADIADKVQAAGLKPPAVIVVGEVVRLRESLNWFEKKPLFGKAILVTRAREQASDLRKMLENLGARCVEFPTIAIVPPASWEALDTALESLDQYDWVVFTSVNGVKFFMERLWASGRDVRALAGTRLAAIGPKTAESLEHRGLRLDVVPKEYRAESLLEALGEKAVQGRRFLLPRAAQARDVLPQTLRRWGAHVHVVPAYETVPAAEGVSEVTAMLERGDIHVVTFTASSTVTFFVQALGDRHAAELLKKTTVACIGPITAYTARSFGITPNVVAEEYTMDGLVRALTSHITAS from the coding sequence GTGAAAAAAGGGAAAGCGTACCTTGTGGGGGCGGGCCCAGGTGACCCGGGTCTGCTCACCGTGAAAGGCCGGGATGTGCTGGCCATGGCCGATGTGGTCATTTACGACTATCTCGCTAACGAAGAACTCCTGAAATATGCTCCACCGCACGCGGAACGAATTTACGTGGGTAAAAAGGGTGGGGAGCATACCCTAAGCCAAGAAGCCATCAACCGTCTTTTGGTGGAAAAGGCTCGGAATCACGTGGTGGTGCGTCTGAAAGGAGGGGATCCTTTCGTCTTCGGCCGAGGCGGCGAAGAAGCTCAGGAATTGGCGGCTCTCGGAATCGACTTCGAGATTGTTCCGGGAGTCACCGCAGCTGTGGCTGTCCCCGCGTATGCAGGGATTCCTTTGTCCCATCGGGATTACGCTTCCAGCATGGCTTTCATCACAGGTCATGAAAGAGCCGACGGTGCCGCTCCGGAAAGCAAAGAAGGTATCGATTGGGAAAAGGTGGCCTCAGGCATTGGAACCCTGGTTTTTTTCATGGGGGTGAAAAACCTTCCTGAGATTACCCAACGGCTCATGGAGCACGGCCGTTCCCCCAAGACTCCAGCGGCGGTCATTCGCTGGGGTACCACGCCGCAGCAGCAGACCGTGGTGGGAACTCTGGCGGATATCGCCGATAAAGTCCAGGCCGCGGGTTTGAAACCTCCGGCCGTCATCGTGGTCGGCGAAGTGGTGCGTCTTCGAGAATCCCTGAATTGGTTTGAAAAAAAACCCCTTTTTGGCAAAGCGATTCTTGTGACGCGAGCTCGAGAGCAAGCCAGTGATTTGCGAAAAATGCTGGAAAATCTGGGTGCCCGATGTGTGGAATTTCCCACCATCGCCATTGTTCCTCCGGCATCCTGGGAGGCTTTGGATACGGCCTTGGAATCCCTCGACCAATACGACTGGGTGGTCTTTACCAGTGTCAACGGCGTGAAATTCTTTATGGAAAGACTCTGGGCTTCGGGCCGTGATGTGCGTGCTTTGGCCGGAACACGCCTGGCGGCCATCGGTCCCAAGACGGCGGAATCCTTGGAACACCGAGGTCTTCGCCTGGATGTGGTGCCCAAAGAATACAGAGCGGAATCTCTTTTGGAAGCTTTGGGTGAAAAAGCCGTGCAAGGCCGCCGCTTTCTGCTGCCTCGAGCCGCCCAGGCTCGGGATGTTTTGCCGCAAACCTTACGCCGGTGGGGAGCTCATGTGCATGTGGTTCCGGCGTATGAAACCGTTCCTGCCGCCGAAGGGGTGAGTGAAGTGACGGCCATGCTGGAACGCGGTGACATTCACGTAGTGACCTTTACAGCATCGTCGACCGTTACTTTTTTTGTCCAAGCTCTTGGAGACCGCCATGCAGCCGAGCTTTTGAAAAAAACAACCGTCGCCTGCATTGGGCCTATCACGGCGTACACTGCTCGATCCTTCGGCATCACGCCGAACGTGGTGGCCGAAGAATACACCATGGACGGTTTGGTGCGCGCTCTGACCTCCCACATCACGGCGTCATAG
- the hemC gene encoding hydroxymethylbilane synthase encodes MKPHLVIGTRGSLLALRQADMIKQALEDQWPGLRVTLEIIKTTGDKILDVPLAKVGGKGLFVKEIEEALMDGRVDLAVHSMKDVPSELPNLLTLAVVPPREDPRDVLVAHRASGLDALPSGAVIGTSSLRRAAQIRHLRPDLRVENLRGNLDTRLRKVREGLFDAVILAAAGLHRMGWQDAITAVMDPDEFVPAIGQGALGIELRKEDRAVQELVAPLHHEPTWRAVTAERAFLDELQGGCQVPIAGHAKVHDGTVTLTGLVASLDGATVYRLTDGAPFGQEEHLGRDLARRLLQAGAQSILETLLPWKAG; translated from the coding sequence TTGAAACCGCACCTGGTTATCGGGACTCGAGGAAGTCTTCTGGCTCTGCGTCAGGCGGACATGATCAAGCAGGCGTTGGAAGACCAGTGGCCCGGCCTGCGAGTGACCTTGGAAATCATCAAGACCACGGGGGATAAAATCCTGGATGTGCCTCTGGCGAAAGTGGGGGGCAAAGGGCTTTTTGTCAAGGAAATCGAAGAAGCCCTCATGGACGGTCGTGTGGATTTGGCTGTGCACAGCATGAAAGATGTGCCGTCAGAATTACCAAACCTTTTGACCCTTGCGGTGGTTCCGCCTCGAGAAGATCCTCGGGACGTTCTCGTCGCCCATCGAGCTTCCGGGCTGGATGCCTTGCCTTCGGGGGCCGTCATCGGCACCAGCAGCCTACGCCGAGCTGCCCAGATTCGGCATCTTAGGCCGGATCTACGCGTGGAAAACCTTCGAGGGAATCTGGACACGCGCCTTCGCAAGGTGCGAGAAGGTCTATTCGATGCCGTCATTTTGGCCGCGGCGGGACTTCACCGTATGGGCTGGCAGGACGCTATCACCGCCGTGATGGACCCGGATGAATTCGTTCCCGCCATCGGCCAGGGGGCGCTAGGGATTGAATTACGAAAGGAAGATAGGGCGGTTCAGGAGCTGGTCGCCCCTTTACATCATGAACCCACATGGCGGGCTGTGACGGCGGAACGTGCCTTTCTGGATGAACTTCAGGGAGGATGCCAAGTTCCCATTGCCGGACATGCCAAGGTGCATGACGGCACCGTGACCCTCACAGGTCTGGTAGCATCCCTGGACGGGGCAACTGTGTATCGTCTGACAGACGGTGCGCCTTTTGGTCAAGAAGAGCACTTGGGACGGGATCTTGCTCGACGTCTTCTTCAGGCGGGGGCGCAAAGCATTTTGGAAACCTTGTTGCCTTGGAAGGCTGGTTGA
- a CDS encoding zinc ribbon domain-containing protein, producing MPIYEYRCGSCGEHYECLVFRSDETVCCPKCGSSEAHREMSVFGFKSGGDKGAASSRMGSGTSSCSGCAGGSCATCH from the coding sequence ATGCCCATTTACGAGTATCGATGTGGAAGCTGTGGAGAGCATTACGAATGTTTGGTGTTTCGAAGTGATGAGACAGTCTGCTGTCCCAAATGCGGGTCTTCGGAAGCGCATCGGGAAATGAGTGTCTTCGGGTTCAAGAGTGGTGGGGACAAGGGCGCTGCCAGTAGCCGTATGGGTTCAGGAACATCGTCATGTTCGGGATGTGCTGGTGGCAGTTGCGCCACGTGCCACTGA
- a CDS encoding cyclophilin-like fold protein has translation MPTRIRIETPTLVMDGMLNDSATAQAIVRALPLEAEANRWGDEIYFSIPVSMPLDERAKDLVQAGDLGYWPRGKAFCIFFGPTPISAPGEIRPASAVNIVGKVCGDPIHFKAVKDGDLVRIVLAT, from the coding sequence ATGCCGACACGCATTCGTATTGAAACACCCACGTTGGTCATGGACGGCATGTTAAACGACAGTGCGACGGCACAGGCCATCGTGCGGGCTTTGCCTCTGGAAGCGGAAGCCAACAGATGGGGGGACGAAATCTATTTTTCCATCCCCGTGAGCATGCCTCTAGATGAGCGGGCCAAGGATCTGGTCCAAGCCGGGGATTTGGGCTATTGGCCTAGAGGAAAAGCCTTTTGCATCTTTTTCGGCCCCACACCGATCAGTGCTCCGGGGGAGATTCGCCCCGCCAGCGCCGTCAACATTGTGGGAAAAGTGTGCGGTGATCCCATCCATTTCAAAGCGGTCAAGGACGGGGACCTTGTTCGCATTGTCTTGGCGACTTAA
- a CDS encoding D-sedoheptulose 7-phosphate isomerase: MEHDLLQWVSRVHGIFEATMLALAAVKDRDAETIVRMAQVVTDAFRSHRRLYLFGNGGSAADCQHLAAEFINRFQKERDPLPAMALTTDTSVLTSIANDYDFRDIFVRQLRGLGEAGDVAVGLSTSGRSENVLRALRWAREHGLHTLGLAGVQSTDMDVYCDLILHVPDTVTARVQEVHLTVGHAICDLVEEMLFGLGTSTSSAPPVPCC, encoded by the coding sequence ATGGAACATGACCTCCTCCAGTGGGTGTCACGGGTGCACGGAATCTTTGAAGCGACCATGCTGGCTTTGGCTGCCGTCAAGGATCGCGATGCCGAAACCATCGTTCGAATGGCTCAGGTGGTCACCGACGCCTTTCGATCCCATAGACGGCTCTATCTTTTTGGTAACGGAGGAAGCGCCGCCGACTGTCAACATCTGGCGGCGGAATTCATCAACCGGTTTCAAAAAGAAAGAGATCCTTTGCCGGCCATGGCTCTGACCACGGATACTTCTGTGCTCACAAGCATTGCTAATGACTACGATTTTCGTGATATTTTTGTGCGTCAACTTCGAGGTTTGGGAGAAGCAGGGGACGTGGCTGTGGGTTTGAGCACCAGCGGGCGCTCGGAAAATGTGCTGCGAGCCTTGCGATGGGCTCGAGAACACGGCCTGCACACCTTGGGTTTGGCCGGCGTTCAGTCAACGGATATGGATGTTTACTGCGATCTGATTCTTCATGTGCCCGACACCGTGACCGCTCGAGTGCAAGAAGTCCATCTTACCGTAGGGCATGCCATCTGTGACCTGGTTGAAGAGATGCTTTTCGGACTCGGAACCTCCACGTCCTCGGCGCCCCCAGTGCCCTGTTGCTGA
- a CDS encoding aminotransferase class IV: MGLKVATLSFDAVVDRLLEKKEPFHADYLAMYSSWYGGICTDPRMMLLPMDDHLVHRGDGVFEAFKCVNGFLYLLDRHLERLARSSEIAQLTWPVDRHELVSLIKHTVRAAGVRDCLVRLYISRGPGGFSADPYECPASQLYIVVTRVHEVPEEKLVRGVSLKSSRIPIKKSYFANVKSCNYLPNVLMTKEARDSGVDFTVSIDENGFLGEGATENVGIVTRDSRFLVPRFDRILQGTTVIRMMELARELVSEGQLAGVAEEDIRPQDAYEAAEIMIFGTTYPVLPVVFYDGRPIGNGLPGPWFRLFRSLLLQDAQSGEGVRTPVWSDDDEETS, from the coding sequence ATGGGCTTAAAGGTGGCCACATTGAGCTTTGACGCCGTGGTGGATCGGTTGTTAGAAAAAAAGGAACCGTTTCATGCCGACTATTTGGCCATGTATTCGTCTTGGTACGGAGGGATCTGCACCGATCCTCGCATGATGCTTCTCCCTATGGATGACCATTTGGTCCACCGCGGTGACGGCGTCTTTGAGGCCTTCAAATGTGTAAATGGCTTCCTTTATCTTCTGGACCGGCATCTTGAACGACTGGCAAGGTCATCCGAAATAGCTCAACTCACTTGGCCTGTGGACCGTCACGAGCTGGTTTCCCTTATCAAACACACGGTACGTGCGGCCGGTGTCCGTGATTGTCTGGTGAGGCTCTACATCTCTCGAGGTCCAGGTGGGTTCAGCGCCGATCCTTATGAGTGCCCGGCGAGTCAACTTTACATCGTGGTCACACGCGTCCATGAAGTCCCCGAGGAGAAGCTGGTTCGAGGGGTTTCTCTCAAAAGCAGCCGTATACCCATCAAAAAATCGTACTTTGCCAATGTCAAAAGCTGCAATTATTTGCCCAACGTTCTGATGACCAAGGAAGCTAGAGATTCCGGGGTGGATTTCACCGTTTCCATCGACGAAAACGGCTTTCTGGGAGAAGGTGCCACCGAAAACGTGGGCATTGTCACACGGGACTCCCGGTTTCTGGTGCCGCGCTTTGACCGGATTCTTCAAGGGACCACCGTGATCCGTATGATGGAACTGGCTCGAGAACTGGTTTCTGAGGGGCAACTAGCGGGAGTGGCGGAGGAGGACATTCGGCCTCAGGACGCCTACGAAGCGGCGGAAATCATGATTTTTGGTACCACCTATCCCGTGCTGCCGGTGGTCTTCTACGACGGGCGACCCATTGGGAACGGCCTGCCGGGTCCCTGGTTTCGTCTGTTTCGTTCCCTGCTCCTTCAAGATGCCCAATCCGGCGAAGGCGTGAGAACCCCGGTTTGGTCTGACGATGATGAGGAAACGAGCTGA
- a CDS encoding HAD family hydrolase — protein sequence MVIDTVLFDFDGTLAELHIDFSEMKRRVADIAALYSKRHPKASTMPVLEWIDTIAQELRDGSNGLAQAFRSQALAAVEAIEMEAAVKGNLFSFTRPMLEDLTDRGVKVAVVTRNCAKAVRTVFPDANRYSFQLFARDHVHRVKPHPDHLHTALSALGASPDHALMIGDHPLDIETGKRVGLRTAGVASGRISFKDLHACHPDWVAHDCEALIQILDAQKLLPGKA from the coding sequence ATGGTTATCGACACCGTCCTTTTTGATTTTGACGGCACTCTGGCCGAATTGCATATTGATTTTTCCGAGATGAAAAGGCGGGTTGCCGATATTGCTGCGCTTTATTCAAAGCGTCACCCGAAGGCTTCAACCATGCCGGTCCTGGAATGGATTGACACCATCGCCCAAGAACTTCGTGACGGATCCAACGGGTTGGCCCAGGCTTTTCGATCCCAAGCTCTGGCGGCGGTAGAAGCCATAGAAATGGAGGCTGCGGTTAAAGGAAATCTATTTTCTTTTACGCGGCCTATGCTTGAGGATCTGACGGATCGAGGGGTCAAGGTCGCCGTCGTGACTCGAAATTGCGCGAAAGCGGTCCGTACCGTCTTTCCCGATGCGAACCGGTACTCCTTTCAGCTTTTTGCCCGAGACCATGTGCATCGCGTAAAACCTCACCCCGATCATCTGCACACGGCTTTGAGTGCTTTGGGAGCTTCCCCCGACCATGCCTTGATGATTGGAGATCATCCTTTGGATATAGAAACAGGAAAGCGTGTCGGTTTGCGTACAGCGGGCGTGGCCAGCGGTCGAATTTCCTTTAAGGACCTTCATGCCTGCCATCCCGATTGGGTGGCTCATGACTGCGAGGCTTTGATCCAGATTCTTGATGCCCAGAAACTCCTTCCGGGAAAGGCATAA
- a CDS encoding PAC2 family protein, whose protein sequence is MALTAREESMHFSKIVVFLRGWSDAGGLADTVLEAIQKRLPCQVVARMDMDVFVQASENRPTVHIQHGVLKDFHWPALEFYRPDDPTHHDMVFAFGPEPAMQWRRFVSEFITVVTSWKCEELLLVGSLYDHIFYDEIQISGVAVNSLGYNLLRHWQCRPAFYQGPASVYSAILHELRRSPITAVSLWAHVPFYLKGPHELLVHAVMRIVGDLAHIEWNLDDLLVEWKSREMEIEEILSQDPSLREQIRALKKEGISSHGIESQNKRAEVINFQKFKKKGKNDVENS, encoded by the coding sequence ATGGCCCTGACGGCGCGTGAAGAGAGCATGCATTTTTCTAAGATCGTGGTTTTTCTAAGGGGATGGTCCGATGCCGGGGGCCTGGCGGATACAGTCCTTGAGGCCATTCAAAAAAGGCTTCCATGTCAAGTCGTGGCCCGCATGGATATGGACGTTTTTGTCCAGGCCTCGGAAAATCGTCCGACGGTCCACATTCAGCACGGTGTCCTCAAAGACTTTCATTGGCCCGCTCTGGAATTTTATCGCCCCGACGATCCGACTCATCACGACATGGTGTTTGCCTTTGGGCCGGAACCTGCCATGCAATGGCGACGCTTTGTTTCCGAATTTATCACCGTGGTAACATCCTGGAAATGTGAAGAGCTGCTTCTTGTGGGAAGTCTTTACGATCACATCTTCTACGATGAAATCCAGATTTCAGGTGTGGCGGTAAACTCGCTTGGATACAATCTTCTTCGGCATTGGCAATGTCGGCCGGCCTTTTACCAAGGTCCGGCCTCGGTGTATTCGGCCATACTTCACGAATTGCGCCGAAGCCCCATAACCGCCGTCAGTCTTTGGGCTCATGTGCCCTTTTACCTTAAAGGTCCGCACGAACTTCTTGTGCACGCTGTGATGAGAATCGTCGGAGATCTCGCCCATATTGAGTGGAATCTCGATGATCTTCTGGTTGAATGGAAAAGCCGGGAAATGGAAATCGAGGAAATCCTTTCTCAAGATCCATCACTTCGTGAACAAATACGGGCCTTGAAAAAGGAGGGAATTTCGTCCCATGGGATAGAAAGTCAAAACAAACGAGCTGAAGTCATCAATTTCCAAAAATTTAAGAAAAAAGGTAAAAACGACGTCGAAAACTCTTGA
- the thiD gene encoding bifunctional hydroxymethylpyrimidine kinase/phosphomethylpyrimidine kinase, translated as MKIPRALTIAGSDSGGGAGIQADLKTFAALGVYGMSALTALTAQNTVGVRAVLEVDPEFVSAQIHAVVEDIGVDAVKTGMLATSAVIQRVARDVRDLGLTKLVVDPVMVAKSGDSLLRADAVTALVEELLPLALVVTPNLHEAEVLVGFPVRNTADMEKAARKIKSLGPRYVVLKGGHLPGDPMDILDDGETVSRFPTVRYDTPHTHGTGCTFASAIAAGLARGLDVPTAVAQAKAYITGAIREALPLGKGHGPVHHFHALYRLAGWKF; from the coding sequence ATGAAGATTCCGCGAGCCTTGACCATTGCGGGTTCCGATTCTGGAGGCGGCGCTGGAATCCAGGCGGATCTTAAAACCTTTGCCGCTTTGGGAGTCTACGGCATGAGTGCTCTTACGGCTCTCACCGCCCAAAACACCGTGGGAGTGCGCGCCGTCTTGGAAGTGGATCCCGAATTTGTCTCCGCCCAAATACACGCCGTGGTGGAAGATATCGGCGTGGATGCAGTGAAGACAGGCATGCTGGCTACGTCGGCCGTCATCCAGCGAGTTGCTCGAGATGTGCGGGATCTAGGCCTGACCAAGCTGGTGGTGGATCCTGTCATGGTTGCTAAAAGCGGTGATTCCTTACTGCGAGCAGACGCCGTCACAGCTCTGGTTGAGGAACTCCTGCCTTTGGCTCTCGTGGTGACACCCAATCTGCATGAAGCCGAAGTCTTGGTGGGTTTTCCGGTCAGGAATACGGCGGATATGGAAAAGGCGGCTCGCAAGATTAAGTCGCTCGGCCCACGGTATGTGGTGCTCAAAGGAGGACATTTGCCGGGAGATCCCATGGACATTTTGGACGACGGCGAAACCGTGTCTCGTTTTCCAACGGTTCGATATGACACACCGCACACCCATGGTACCGGGTGCACCTTTGCTTCGGCCATCGCCGCAGGTTTGGCCAGGGGCTTGGATGTGCCTACGGCCGTGGCGCAGGCCAAGGCATACATCACAGGAGCCATTCGAGAAGCCCTACCCTTGGGTAAAGGTCATGGGCCCGTGCATCATTTTCATGCCCTGTATCGCCTTGCCGGATGGAAATTCTAA
- a CDS encoding thiamine-phosphate kinase: protein MKSLKPTVKDLGEFGLIDRLRRLLPQEPSSVLVGLGDDVAVLRSMPDRLLLATCDSQVESVHFLRQSIPPRFLGQRVAAVNLSDIAAMGGTPLWALMSVMLPESTPVDWVEDLYEGVIETLRTHGAVLVGGNTARHPDRIVLDMTLLGEVDANRVLLRRGARVGDVIVVTGSLGASKAGLESLRMFPFLVEEAAEAFNAWKKERSSGMDVLQAQPLSRGENFKNPLSALDREIWLQAVFKHWVPEPRVREGRLMAASGWVHAMIDVSDGLLGDLAHLCEANGVGAVIDVDALPVDSACEAVAQALGQDAILWALSGGEDYELLAAVDPVGLDNIVENLAQAGAVPCRVVGRIVPRDDGIRCMRRDGSLMEITSGHAWDHFGGKP from the coding sequence ATGAAATCTTTGAAACCTACCGTCAAAGATCTCGGCGAATTCGGCCTCATCGACCGCCTTCGACGGCTTCTTCCTCAGGAACCCTCATCGGTTCTTGTGGGTCTCGGAGATGATGTCGCTGTGCTTCGTTCCATGCCGGATCGCCTTCTTCTAGCCACCTGCGACAGCCAAGTCGAAAGCGTTCATTTTCTTCGACAATCCATTCCACCTCGTTTTCTGGGACAACGTGTCGCCGCTGTGAACCTCAGCGACATAGCCGCCATGGGGGGAACTCCACTGTGGGCCTTGATGTCCGTGATGCTTCCGGAAAGCACGCCGGTGGACTGGGTGGAAGATCTGTATGAAGGTGTCATCGAAACCCTGAGGACTCATGGCGCCGTTCTGGTAGGAGGTAATACGGCTCGACATCCAGACCGTATCGTCCTCGATATGACATTGTTAGGGGAGGTGGATGCCAATAGAGTGCTGCTGCGCCGTGGCGCGCGCGTAGGAGACGTGATTGTAGTGACGGGAAGTCTCGGTGCGTCTAAGGCTGGCCTGGAATCTCTGCGGATGTTCCCCTTTCTGGTTGAAGAAGCTGCCGAGGCATTTAACGCATGGAAAAAGGAACGGTCCAGTGGGATGGATGTATTGCAGGCGCAACCCCTGTCGAGAGGTGAAAATTTCAAAAACCCCTTGTCGGCACTGGATCGAGAGATATGGTTACAGGCGGTGTTCAAGCATTGGGTGCCTGAGCCTCGAGTCCGAGAAGGGCGGCTTATGGCCGCCTCAGGCTGGGTTCATGCCATGATTGATGTCAGTGATGGGCTTTTGGGGGATCTGGCTCATCTGTGTGAAGCGAACGGTGTGGGTGCCGTGATTGATGTGGACGCCTTACCGGTGGATTCGGCATGTGAGGCTGTGGCACAGGCTTTAGGGCAAGATGCGATCCTTTGGGCCTTGAGCGGAGGCGAAGACTACGAGCTTTTAGCAGCGGTGGATCCGGTGGGACTTGATAACATCGTGGAAAACCTGGCTCAGGCAGGAGCTGTTCCTTGCCGGGTTGTGGGGCGGATTGTGCCTAGGGATGACGGGATTCGGTGCATGCGCCGGGACGGATCTCTCATGGAAATCACATCCGGTCATGCCTGGGATCATTTCGGCGGGAAACCTTGA